From the Nitrobacter hamburgensis X14 genome, one window contains:
- the nuoF gene encoding NADH-quinone oxidoreductase subunit NuoF, whose translation MLDDKDRIFRNLYGLDDWRLAGARRRGAWDGTRTIVDKGRDWIISEMKASGLRGRGGAGFPTGMKWSFMPKDNADGRPSYLVVNADESEPGTCKDREIMRHDPHLLIEGCLLAGVGMGAHAGYIYIRGEFIREREHLQAAIDEAYEARLIGKDNIHGFPFDLYVAHGAGAYICGEETALLESLEGKKGQPRLKPPFPANVGLYGCPTTVNNVESIAVAPDILRRGAAWFAGIGRPNNVGTKLFCISGHVERPCNVEEAMGITFRELIDTHCGGIRGGWNNLKAVIPGGSSVRMVPAEQIIDTPMDFDSLGKLRSGLGTAAVIVMDKSTDLIRAIARISYFYKHESCGQCTPCREGTGWMWRVLTRMADGRAHKREIDMLLEVTKQVEGHTICALGDAAAWPIQGLIAHFRHEIEARIDQYSHNADRDDQGILDPARMVAAE comes from the coding sequence ATGCTCGACGACAAGGATCGCATCTTCCGCAACCTCTACGGCCTCGACGACTGGCGGCTCGCCGGCGCGCGCCGCCGTGGCGCGTGGGACGGCACCAGGACGATCGTCGACAAGGGTCGCGACTGGATTATCAGCGAGATGAAGGCGTCGGGCCTGCGCGGCCGCGGCGGGGCCGGATTTCCGACCGGCATGAAGTGGTCCTTCATGCCGAAGGACAACGCCGACGGCCGGCCGAGCTACCTCGTCGTCAATGCCGACGAGTCGGAACCCGGCACCTGCAAGGATCGCGAGATCATGCGGCACGATCCGCATCTTTTGATCGAGGGCTGTCTGCTGGCCGGCGTCGGGATGGGCGCCCATGCCGGCTATATCTACATTCGCGGCGAATTCATCCGCGAGCGCGAGCATCTCCAGGCCGCTATCGACGAGGCCTATGAGGCCAGACTGATCGGCAAGGATAATATCCACGGCTTCCCATTCGATCTGTATGTCGCCCACGGCGCAGGGGCCTACATCTGCGGCGAGGAGACAGCGCTACTGGAGAGCCTGGAAGGCAAAAAGGGCCAGCCGCGGCTGAAGCCGCCATTCCCGGCCAATGTTGGTCTCTACGGTTGCCCGACGACCGTGAACAACGTCGAGTCGATTGCGGTGGCGCCGGATATCCTGCGCCGTGGCGCGGCCTGGTTCGCCGGGATCGGCCGTCCCAACAATGTCGGCACCAAGCTGTTTTGTATTTCGGGTCACGTCGAACGTCCCTGTAACGTCGAAGAGGCGATGGGAATCACGTTTCGCGAATTGATCGACACCCATTGCGGCGGCATCCGCGGCGGCTGGAACAACCTCAAGGCGGTCATTCCGGGCGGCTCGTCGGTGCGCATGGTGCCGGCCGAGCAGATCATCGATACGCCGATGGACTTCGACAGCCTCGGCAAGCTGCGCTCCGGTCTCGGCACCGCCGCCGTCATCGTCATGGACAAGTCGACCGATCTGATCCGGGCGATCGCGCGCATTTCGTATTTCTACAAGCACGAGAGCTGCGGCCAGTGTACGCCGTGCCGGGAGGGCACCGGCTGGATGTGGCGAGTGCTGACCCGGATGGCCGACGGCCGCGCCCACAAGCGCGAGATCGACATGCTGCTCGAGGTCACCAAGCAGGTCGAAGGCCACACCATCTGCGCGCTCGGCGACGCGGCGGCCTGGCCGATTCAGGGACTGATCGCGCACTTCCGTCATGAGATCGAGGCGCGCATCGACCAGTATTCGCATAACGCCGACCGCGACGATCAGGGCATCCTCGATCCCGCGCGCATGGTCGCGGCGGAGTAG
- a CDS encoding NADH-quinone oxidoreductase subunit C has protein sequence MDDSRLDALGQMIVATLPGAAIGHSVAFGQLSITVEVAKIVEVARFIRDDQRCRFVNITDVTAVDYPGREKRFDVVYNFLSPTLNTRIRLNAQASETTQVPSLIDVFPGADWFERETYDLYGVIFTGHPDMRRLLTDYGFDGHPLRKDFPLTGFVEVRYDDAEKRVVYEPVRLNQEFRKFDFMSPWEGADYPLPGDEKATGGKAGG, from the coding sequence ATGGACGACAGCAGGCTCGATGCCTTGGGTCAGATGATCGTTGCCACGCTTCCGGGCGCGGCCATCGGCCATTCCGTGGCGTTCGGTCAATTGAGTATCACGGTCGAGGTCGCGAAGATTGTCGAGGTCGCTCGCTTCATCCGCGACGATCAGCGTTGCCGCTTCGTCAACATCACCGACGTGACCGCGGTCGACTATCCGGGCCGCGAGAAGCGCTTTGACGTGGTCTATAACTTCCTGTCGCCGACGCTGAATACCCGTATTCGTCTGAACGCGCAGGCCTCGGAGACCACGCAGGTGCCATCGTTGATCGATGTGTTTCCCGGCGCAGACTGGTTCGAACGCGAGACCTACGACCTCTATGGCGTGATTTTCACCGGGCACCCCGACATGCGGCGTTTGTTGACCGACTATGGGTTCGACGGACATCCGCTACGCAAGGATTTTCCGCTGACGGGCTTCGTCGAGGTGCGTTACGACGATGCCGAGAAGCGGGTCGTGTACGAGCCGGTGCGTCTCAATCAGGAATTCCGCAAATTCGATTTCATGTCACCGTGGGAAGGTGCGGACTATCCGCTGCCGGGTGACGAGAAGGCGACCGGCGGCAAGGCGGGTGGCTGA
- a CDS encoding class I SAM-dependent methyltransferase yields MVEILQAQNAEQIAYWNGPGGQHWVDRQQAQDEMLAPVSAILLDRAQIVPGERIIDVGCGCGATTRAFAERVGATGRVLGVDISAPMLERAGQVAPEGAPVEFLLADATVHPFEPARSDLIASRFGVMFFAEPAVSFANLRQALRPGGRLTFVCWREPRLNPWLMAPLQAAYNHVPKLPELGPEDPGPFSFASEARVHRILGQAGFSEIAMEACDLALDISVGGGLDAAVESALQIGPASRALEGQPADVIAAAAGSIREALAPFVREQAVVLPASIWIVTARNP; encoded by the coding sequence ATGGTGGAAATCCTTCAGGCGCAGAACGCGGAACAGATCGCTTACTGGAATGGGCCCGGCGGCCAGCACTGGGTCGACCGGCAGCAGGCGCAGGATGAGATGCTGGCGCCGGTGTCCGCCATCCTGCTCGATCGCGCGCAAATCGTACCGGGTGAACGCATCATCGATGTCGGCTGCGGCTGCGGCGCCACCACCCGGGCATTTGCGGAACGAGTCGGTGCTACTGGCCGCGTTCTGGGCGTCGATATCTCGGCACCGATGCTGGAGCGGGCCGGGCAAGTCGCACCGGAAGGCGCTCCGGTGGAGTTCCTGCTCGCCGACGCCACAGTACATCCGTTCGAACCGGCGCGGTCCGATCTGATTGCCTCACGGTTCGGCGTGATGTTCTTTGCGGAGCCGGCCGTGTCGTTCGCCAATCTGCGCCAGGCGTTGCGGCCGGGCGGCCGGCTGACATTCGTTTGCTGGCGGGAGCCTCGCCTCAATCCTTGGCTCATGGCTCCGCTCCAGGCGGCCTATAACCATGTTCCGAAACTTCCCGAGCTGGGGCCGGAAGACCCCGGCCCGTTCTCGTTCGCGTCCGAGGCGCGCGTTCACCGTATTCTCGGCCAGGCCGGTTTCTCCGAAATAGCGATGGAAGCCTGCGATCTCGCATTGGACATTTCGGTCGGCGGCGGGCTCGACGCCGCGGTCGAGTCCGCGCTTCAGATCGGTCCGGCCAGCCGCGCGCTTGAGGGGCAGCCTGCTGATGTCATCGCGGCGGCGGCGGGGTCGATCCGTGAAGCGCTTGCTCCGTTCGTCCGAGAGCAGGCCGTTGTGCTTCCGGCATCGATCTGGATCGTAACCGCGCGCAACCCATGA
- the pepT gene encoding peptidase T, protein MAAAMTFKHTVTERFLRYVVIDTQSDPASSTCPSTEKQKNLGRLLVRELQEIGVADAHLDQHGYVYATIPANSSKQVPVICFCSHMDTSPDCSGTNVRPQIVRDYRGGDIKLCGDQSQVIRVIDNPALADQVGNDIVTSDGTTLLGADNKAGVAEIMDAAQVLLADSRIQHGTIKILFTPDEEIGRGVDKVDLEKLGADFAYTVDGETAGHIEDETFSADGAVITIEGVSAHPGFAKGRMEHAIKIASRIVERLPKDTCSPETTDGRDGFLHPTGISGTLERATLNFIVRDFTDAGLKEKEILLEEIVRDVLADFPHSTYRLDIQPQYRNMKQVVDRHPEIVDNAMEAIRRAGLKPVKGSIRGGTDGSRLSFMGLPCPNIFAGEHAFHSRTEWVSVQDMEAAVRTIVHLAAIWEERA, encoded by the coding sequence ATGGCCGCTGCCATGACATTCAAGCACACTGTAACGGAGCGCTTTCTGCGCTATGTCGTCATCGACACCCAGTCGGACCCGGCGTCTTCCACGTGTCCATCCACCGAGAAGCAGAAGAATCTTGGACGCCTGCTGGTGCGCGAGTTGCAGGAGATCGGCGTCGCGGATGCCCACCTCGACCAGCACGGTTACGTCTACGCGACGATTCCGGCGAACAGTTCCAAGCAGGTTCCCGTCATTTGCTTCTGCTCCCACATGGACACGTCGCCCGACTGTTCAGGGACAAACGTCAGGCCGCAGATCGTCAGGGATTACCGCGGTGGTGACATCAAACTCTGCGGCGATCAGTCGCAGGTCATCCGCGTCATCGACAACCCGGCGCTGGCCGATCAGGTCGGTAATGACATCGTCACGTCGGACGGCACCACGCTGCTCGGCGCCGACAACAAGGCGGGCGTCGCCGAAATCATGGATGCCGCACAGGTTCTGCTTGCCGATTCCCGGATCCAGCATGGCACCATCAAGATCCTGTTTACGCCCGACGAGGAAATCGGGCGTGGCGTCGACAAGGTCGATCTGGAAAAACTGGGCGCAGACTTCGCTTACACCGTTGACGGCGAGACCGCGGGTCATATCGAGGACGAGACCTTCTCGGCCGATGGTGCGGTTATTACCATCGAGGGAGTCAGCGCCCATCCCGGTTTCGCCAAGGGCAGGATGGAACATGCGATCAAGATCGCATCCCGCATTGTGGAGCGCCTCCCGAAAGACACCTGCTCGCCCGAGACCACCGACGGCCGCGACGGTTTCCTGCATCCGACCGGCATCAGCGGCACGCTGGAGCGCGCGACACTCAACTTTATCGTGCGCGATTTCACCGATGCCGGCCTGAAGGAAAAGGAAATCCTGCTGGAGGAAATCGTCCGCGACGTCTTGGCGGATTTCCCGCACTCGACGTATCGGCTGGACATCCAGCCGCAGTATCGCAACATGAAACAGGTTGTGGATCGTCATCCCGAGATCGTCGACAACGCCATGGAAGCGATCCGCCGCGCCGGTCTCAAACCTGTCAAAGGCAGCATTCGCGGCGGCACCGACGGGTCGCGGCTATCGTTTATGGGGCTCCCATGCCCCAATATCTTCGCCGGCGAGCACGCGTTCCATTCACGCACCGAATGGGTCAGCGTGCAGGACATGGAAGCCGCAGTCCGGACCATCGTCCATCTTGCAGCGATCTGGGAAGAACGCGCCTGA
- the nuoE gene encoding NADH-quinone oxidoreductase subunit NuoE, with the protein MSVRRLAPKEQQPESFAFSEENLAWAKKQIGQYPAGRQASAAIAILWRAQEQHDGWVSEAAIRTVADMLDMPYIRMLEIATFYTMFQLQPVGKKAHIQVCGTTPCRLRGAEDILAVCKNRIHHEPFHLSKDGDFSWEEVECLGSCVNAPMVLIWKDTYEDLTKENFGKVLDGFASGQPPKPGPQIDRQFSAPVGGPTTLNTAAAKGEGGQRASARPAPADDAAKKGKT; encoded by the coding sequence ATGTCCGTTCGCCGCCTGGCACCGAAAGAACAGCAGCCCGAGAGTTTCGCGTTCAGCGAGGAGAACCTCGCCTGGGCCAAAAAGCAGATCGGGCAATATCCCGCGGGTCGCCAGGCGTCCGCGGCCATCGCTATTTTGTGGCGCGCGCAGGAGCAGCACGACGGCTGGGTGTCGGAGGCCGCGATCCGCACCGTCGCCGATATGCTCGATATGCCCTACATCCGGATGCTGGAGATCGCGACGTTCTACACGATGTTCCAGCTTCAGCCGGTCGGCAAGAAGGCGCATATCCAGGTGTGCGGCACGACGCCGTGCCGGCTGCGCGGCGCTGAGGACATCCTCGCCGTCTGCAAGAACCGCATCCATCACGAGCCCTTCCACCTCTCGAAAGATGGTGACTTCTCATGGGAAGAAGTCGAGTGCCTCGGTTCCTGCGTCAACGCGCCGATGGTGCTGATCTGGAAAGACACCTACGAGGATCTGACGAAGGAGAACTTCGGCAAGGTGCTGGACGGGTTTGCTTCGGGCCAACCGCCGAAGCCCGGCCCCCAGATCGACCGCCAGTTTTCCGCACCCGTCGGCGGTCCGACCACGTTGAATACGGCGGCTGCGAAAGGCGAGGGGGGACAGCGGGCCAGCGCTCGGCCGGCACCCGCCGATGACGCGGCCAAAAAGGGCAAAACCTGA
- a CDS encoding NADH-quinone oxidoreductase subunit D — MTEALGTETPGMRNFTINFGPQHPAAHGVLRLVLELDGEVVERVDPHIGLLHRGTEKLIEQKTYLQAIPYFDRLDYVAPMNQEHAFCLAAEKLLGIAVPRRGQLIRVLYCEIGRILSHLLNVTTQALDVGALTPPLWGFEEREKLMMFYERASGSRMHAAYFRIGGVHQDLPPKLIDDIDAWCDPFLQVVADLDALLTDSRIFKQRNVDIGVVSLKQAWEWGFSGVMVRGSGAAWDLRKAQPYECYAEMDFDIPIGKNGDCYDRYLIRMEEMRQSARIMKQCIAKLRAADGQGPVAVEDNKIFPPRRAEMKRSMEALIHHFKLYTEGFRVPAGEVYAAVEAPKGEFGVFLVSDGSNKPYKCKIRAPGFAHLQAMDFICRGHLLADVSAILGSLDIVFGEVDR, encoded by the coding sequence ATGACCGAAGCACTTGGTACCGAAACTCCCGGTATGCGCAACTTCACCATCAATTTCGGTCCGCAGCATCCGGCGGCGCACGGCGTGTTGCGCCTGGTGCTGGAGCTGGATGGTGAGGTGGTCGAGCGCGTCGATCCGCACATCGGTCTGCTGCACCGCGGCACCGAGAAGCTGATCGAGCAGAAGACCTATCTTCAGGCGATTCCGTACTTCGATCGGCTCGATTACGTCGCGCCGATGAATCAGGAGCACGCTTTCTGTCTCGCGGCCGAGAAGCTGCTGGGTATCGCGGTGCCACGCCGTGGCCAGTTGATCCGGGTGCTTTACTGCGAGATCGGCCGCATTCTCTCGCATCTTCTCAATGTCACCACGCAGGCGCTGGATGTCGGCGCGCTCACGCCGCCGCTGTGGGGCTTCGAGGAACGCGAGAAGCTGATGATGTTCTACGAGCGCGCCTCGGGATCGCGGATGCATGCCGCGTATTTCCGCATCGGCGGCGTGCATCAGGATCTCCCGCCGAAGCTGATCGATGACATCGACGCCTGGTGCGATCCGTTCCTGCAGGTCGTGGCGGATCTCGATGCGTTGCTGACCGACAGCCGCATTTTCAAGCAACGCAACGTCGATATCGGCGTGGTCAGCCTGAAGCAGGCCTGGGAATGGGGTTTCTCCGGCGTCATGGTTCGCGGCTCCGGTGCGGCCTGGGATTTGCGCAAGGCGCAACCTTACGAATGCTATGCCGAAATGGACTTCGATATTCCGATCGGCAAGAACGGCGACTGCTACGATCGCTATCTCATCCGCATGGAGGAAATGCGACAGTCGGCGCGGATCATGAAGCAGTGCATCGCCAAGTTGCGCGCCGCCGACGGGCAGGGGCCGGTGGCGGTCGAGGACAACAAGATCTTCCCGCCGCGTCGCGCCGAGATGAAGCGTTCGATGGAAGCGTTGATCCATCATTTCAAGCTTTACACCGAAGGATTCCGCGTTCCGGCGGGAGAGGTCTACGCGGCGGTGGAAGCGCCCAAGGGAGAGTTCGGCGTCTTTCTCGTCTCCGACGGCAGCAACAAGCCATACAAGTGCAAGATCCGCGCGCCGGGCTTTGCGCATCTGCAGGCGATGGATTTCATCTGCAGGGGCCACCTGCTGGCGGATGTTTCCGCCATTCTCGGCTCGCTCGACATCGTGTTCGGAGAGGTCGACCGGTGA
- a CDS encoding NuoB/complex I 20 kDa subunit family protein, whose protein sequence is MEERRARMGLSSPTTKFSNAASSAGGPRVTPAAASILDPRTGRPVGAGDPYFLEVNHELSDKGFFVAATDDLITWARTGSLMWMTFGLACCAVEMMQVSMPRYDVERFGFAPRASPRQSDVMIVAGTLTNKMAPALRKVYDQMPEPRYVISMGSCANGGGYYHYSYSVVRGCDRIVPIDVYVPGCPPTAEALLYGILLLQKKIRRTGTIER, encoded by the coding sequence ATGGAAGAAAGGCGCGCTCGAATGGGATTGAGCTCTCCTACCACGAAGTTCTCGAATGCGGCCTCCTCCGCCGGCGGCCCTCGCGTGACTCCGGCTGCGGCCTCGATTCTGGATCCACGGACCGGTCGGCCGGTGGGAGCCGGCGATCCGTATTTCCTCGAGGTCAATCACGAACTGTCCGACAAGGGCTTCTTCGTCGCCGCGACCGACGACCTCATCACCTGGGCGCGCACCGGCTCGCTGATGTGGATGACCTTCGGTCTTGCCTGCTGCGCGGTCGAGATGATGCAGGTTTCGATGCCGCGCTATGATGTCGAGCGTTTCGGCTTTGCGCCGCGCGCCTCGCCGCGCCAGTCGGACGTGATGATCGTCGCCGGCACGCTGACCAACAAGATGGCGCCCGCGCTGCGCAAGGTCTACGACCAGATGCCGGAACCGCGCTACGTCATCTCGATGGGATCGTGTGCCAACGGTGGCGGCTACTACCACTATTCCTATTCGGTGGTGCGCGGCTGCGATCGGATCGTGCCGATCGATGTCTACGTGCCGGGCTGTCCGCCGACGGCGGAAGCGCTTCTCTACGGCATTCTGCTGCTGCAGAAAAAGATCCGGCGTACTGGAACCATCGAACGTTAA
- a CDS encoding NADH-quinone oxidoreductase subunit A, which produces MGGILQNYLPLVVFIGIAAVIGAVLLIAPFIVAYQQPDPEKLSAYECGFNAFDDARMKFDVRFYLVAILFIIFDLEVAFLFPWAVTFGKLDATGFWSMIVFLGVLTVGFAYEWKKGALEWD; this is translated from the coding sequence ATGGGCGGCATTTTGCAGAACTATCTTCCGCTTGTGGTGTTTATCGGTATAGCGGCCGTGATCGGCGCTGTGCTACTGATCGCTCCCTTTATTGTCGCGTACCAGCAGCCTGACCCGGAGAAGCTTTCGGCCTATGAGTGCGGATTCAACGCATTCGACGATGCCCGGATGAAGTTCGACGTCAGGTTTTATCTGGTCGCTATTCTTTTCATCATTTTTGACCTTGAAGTCGCGTTCCTGTTTCCCTGGGCGGTTACGTTCGGCAAGCTTGACGCCACGGGCTTCTGGTCGATGATCGTGTTTCTTGGAGTGTTGACCGTGGGCTTTGCCTACGAATGGAAGAAAGGCGCGCTCGAATGGGATTGA
- a CDS encoding FkbM family methyltransferase: MAQPPIQFDRTSGVIEGANAWERAASLALVAGSKVSSLFSHRGYRFCANLLRKTLPERDIAVRLNSDATFAFPYGDGYWSKLLNRSFKYEEELELLFRGSADVDYTLLDCGANYGYWSVLVSSRPFGSRRAIAIEPSSKNFAKLLNNADINGNRFEVVQSAIGATRGTARLSGTKHEAFSIAGGANADGENVPVLTLDNLLDDGRISPDGKYLIKLDVEGVEIEAIKGGTRVLQGDAVILCEDHGNDRNHTVSRYILEQTPLELIVHDPVSNRFETLTELSILDRIKVASHVGYNVFGTSSAFWQDRFRRMNAAASQRVH, translated from the coding sequence ATCGCACAGCCGCCCATCCAGTTCGATCGGACCTCCGGCGTTATCGAGGGAGCCAACGCCTGGGAGCGCGCGGCGTCGCTGGCGCTGGTGGCAGGCTCCAAGGTGTCGTCGCTGTTCTCGCACCGCGGCTACAGGTTTTGCGCCAACCTGCTGCGCAAGACGTTGCCTGAGCGCGATATCGCCGTCAGGCTCAATTCCGACGCTACGTTCGCGTTTCCCTATGGCGACGGTTATTGGAGCAAGCTGCTCAATCGCTCCTTCAAGTATGAAGAGGAGCTTGAACTGCTGTTTCGCGGCTCCGCCGACGTCGATTACACGCTGCTCGATTGCGGCGCCAATTACGGCTACTGGTCGGTGCTGGTCTCCAGCCGGCCGTTCGGATCGCGCAGGGCGATCGCGATCGAGCCGTCGTCGAAGAATTTCGCCAAGCTGTTGAACAATGCTGACATCAACGGCAACCGCTTCGAGGTGGTGCAGAGTGCCATTGGCGCGACGCGCGGCACTGCGCGCTTGTCCGGCACCAAGCATGAGGCCTTCAGCATCGCCGGCGGCGCCAATGCCGACGGGGAGAACGTGCCGGTGCTGACGCTCGATAACCTGCTCGACGACGGCCGGATTTCGCCCGACGGCAAGTACCTCATCAAGCTCGACGTCGAAGGCGTCGAGATCGAAGCCATCAAGGGTGGCACCCGCGTGCTGCAGGGCGACGCTGTGATCCTGTGCGAGGACCACGGCAATGACCGAAACCACACCGTATCGCGCTACATTCTTGAGCAGACGCCGTTGGAACTGATCGTGCACGATCCCGTCAGCAACCGTTTCGAGACGTTGACAGAGCTTTCCATTCTGGACCGCATCAAGGTCGCCTCCCACGTTGGATACAACGTGTTCGGAACCTCAAGCGCATTCTGGCAAGATCGTTTTCGCCGCATGAACGCGGCCGCGTCGCAACGTGTTCATTGA
- the lon gene encoding endopeptidase La codes for MTASKPRPAIVHGESHTYAVLPLRDIVVFPHMIVPLFVGREKSIKALEEVMKNDALIMLATQKNASDDDPEPDSIYKIGTLASVLQLLKLPDGTVKVLVEGLDRARVTKYSDRTDYYEAEAVALADTDTSSVEAEALARSVVSDFESYVKLNKKISPEVVGVVQAITDFAKLGDTVASHLAAKIADRQGILETLSATARLEKVLGLMESEISVLQVEKRIRSRVKRQMEKTQREYYLNEQMKAIQKELGDDEGRDELADLEEKIAKTKLSKEAREKAQHELKKLRQMSPMSAEATVVRNYLDWLISIPWGKKSKVKKDLNAAQEVLDADHYGLEKVKDRIVEYLAVQSRANKLTGPILCLVGPPGVGKTSLGKSIARATGREFVRVSLGGVRDEAEIRGHRRTYIGSMPGKIIQSMRKAKTSNPLFLLDEIDKMGADFRGDPSSALLEVLDPEQNSTFNDHYLEVDYDLSNVMFLTTANTLNIPGPLMDRMEIIRIAGYTENEKVEIARKHLIPNSLTKHGLDSKEWSIDDDSLLLIIRRYTREAGVRNLQRELSTLARKAVKELMLSKRKSVKVTEKAVEEFLGVPKYRYGEIESDDQVGVVTGLAWTDVGGELLTIESVMMPGKGRMTVTGNLRDVMKESISAAASYVRSRAITFGIEPPLFERRDIHVHVPEGATPKDGPSAGVAMATTIVSVLTGIPIRHDIAMTGEITLRGRVLPIGGLKEKLLAAARGGIKTVLIPDENAKDLTEISDAIKGGLDIIPVARMDEVISRALVRPPKPIVWEEDPKLPVGDATDEAAGGLTAH; via the coding sequence ATGACCGCCTCAAAACCCAGGCCAGCTATCGTTCACGGAGAAAGCCATACTTACGCGGTGCTGCCGCTTCGCGACATCGTCGTTTTCCCGCATATGATCGTGCCGCTGTTCGTCGGCCGCGAGAAATCGATCAAGGCGCTCGAAGAGGTCATGAAGAACGATGCGCTGATCATGTTGGCGACGCAGAAGAACGCGTCGGATGACGATCCTGAGCCGGATTCGATCTATAAAATCGGGACGCTCGCCAGCGTGTTGCAACTGCTGAAGCTTCCCGACGGCACAGTGAAGGTGCTGGTCGAGGGATTGGATCGCGCGCGCGTCACCAAATATTCCGACCGCACCGATTACTATGAGGCCGAAGCCGTCGCGCTGGCCGATACCGACACCAGCAGCGTCGAAGCCGAAGCGTTGGCGCGTTCGGTCGTGTCGGATTTCGAAAGCTATGTGAAGCTGAACAAGAAGATCTCGCCCGAGGTCGTGGGTGTTGTGCAGGCGATCACGGATTTCGCCAAGCTCGGCGATACCGTGGCTTCGCACCTCGCCGCCAAGATCGCGGATCGTCAGGGCATCCTGGAAACGCTGTCGGCTACGGCGCGCCTGGAAAAGGTGCTCGGTCTGATGGAGAGCGAGATTTCGGTCTTGCAGGTCGAGAAGCGCATCCGCTCGCGTGTCAAGCGCCAAATGGAGAAGACCCAGCGCGAGTACTATCTCAACGAGCAGATGAAGGCGATCCAGAAGGAACTCGGCGACGACGAGGGTCGCGACGAACTCGCCGACCTGGAAGAGAAGATCGCCAAGACCAAGCTCTCGAAGGAAGCTCGCGAGAAGGCCCAGCACGAGCTGAAGAAGCTGCGGCAGATGTCTCCGATGTCGGCCGAAGCCACCGTGGTGCGCAACTATCTCGATTGGCTGATATCGATTCCGTGGGGCAAGAAGTCCAAGGTCAAGAAGGATCTAAATGCCGCGCAGGAAGTGCTGGACGCCGACCACTACGGGCTTGAGAAGGTCAAGGACCGTATCGTCGAGTATCTCGCGGTGCAGTCGCGCGCCAACAAGCTGACCGGACCGATCCTGTGCCTCGTCGGTCCGCCCGGCGTCGGCAAGACCTCGCTCGGCAAGTCGATCGCGCGGGCGACCGGCCGCGAATTCGTGCGCGTGTCGCTCGGCGGCGTGCGCGACGAGGCGGAGATTCGCGGTCACCGTCGGACCTATATCGGTTCGATGCCCGGCAAGATCATCCAGTCGATGCGCAAGGCCAAGACTTCGAATCCGCTATTTCTGCTGGACGAGATCGACAAGATGGGCGCCGATTTCCGCGGCGATCCGTCGTCGGCCCTGCTTGAGGTTCTCGATCCCGAGCAGAATTCGACCTTCAACGACCACTATCTGGAGGTCGATTACGATCTGTCCAACGTGATGTTCCTCACGACCGCGAATACGCTGAATATTCCCGGACCGTTGATGGATCGCATGGAGATCATCCGGATTGCCGGCTACACCGAGAACGAGAAGGTCGAGATCGCCCGCAAGCATCTCATTCCGAACTCGCTCACCAAGCACGGCCTGGATTCGAAGGAGTGGTCGATCGATGACGACTCGCTTCTGCTCATCATCCGTCGCTACACCCGCGAAGCGGGCGTGCGAAACCTGCAGCGCGAACTCTCCACGCTTGCCCGCAAGGCGGTGAAGGAGCTGATGCTGTCGAAGAGGAAGTCGGTCAAGGTCACCGAGAAGGCTGTCGAGGAATTTCTCGGAGTGCCGAAGTATCGCTACGGCGAGATCGAAAGCGACGATCAGGTCGGCGTGGTGACCGGGTTGGCGTGGACCGACGTCGGAGGCGAGTTGCTGACGATCGAAAGTGTGATGATGCCCGGCAAGGGGCGCATGACGGTCACCGGCAACCTGCGCGACGTGATGAAGGAATCGATCTCGGCGGCGGCGTCCTATGTCCGCTCGCGCGCGATCACCTTCGGGATCGAGCCGCCGCTGTTCGAGCGGCGCGATATCCACGTCCATGTTCCCGAAGGAGCTACTCCGAAGGATGGTCCTTCGGCCGGCGTGGCGATGGCAACGACGATCGTGTCGGTGCTGACCGGAATTCCGATCCGGCACGACATCGCGATGACGGGCGAGATCACGCTGCGCGGCAGGGTGTTGCCGATCGGCGGCCTGAAGGAGAAGCTCCTGGCTGCGGCGCGAGGCGGCATCAAGACGGTGCTGATTCCCGACGAAAATGCCAAGGATCTGACGGAGATCTCCGACGCCATCAAGGGTGGACTGGACATCATTCCGGTCGCGCGGATGGACGAGGTGATCAGCAGGGCGCTGGTGCGGCCGCCGAAGCCGATCGTTTGGGAGGAGGATCCCAAGCTTCCGGTCGGCGATGCGACTGACGAGGCTGCCGGCGGTCTGACCGCGCACTGA
- a CDS encoding HU family DNA-binding protein: MAKKAATPSTVTLKHLAAALAEDHELSKKAAEAILSDMVTRITKHLKKGERIRIVGLGILQVRKRAARKGRNPATGEEIQIKASKKVAFRAAKELKEAI; encoded by the coding sequence ATGGCGAAGAAAGCAGCGACCCCGAGCACCGTGACGCTGAAGCATCTGGCGGCAGCATTGGCCGAAGACCATGAATTGTCGAAGAAGGCCGCCGAGGCGATCCTGAGCGACATGGTCACCCGTATCACCAAGCACCTCAAGAAGGGCGAACGCATCCGCATCGTCGGCCTTGGCATCCTCCAGGTTCGCAAACGCGCCGCCCGCAAGGGTCGCAACCCGGCCACCGGCGAGGAAATTCAAATCAAGGCCTCCAAGAAGGTCGCATTCCGCGCCGCGAAGGAACTCAAGGAAGCCATCTAA